The Patescibacteria group bacterium genome window below encodes:
- a CDS encoding alpha/beta hydrolase, producing the protein MSQNKQQVMAIHGGDTFTDYSEYLQFLKDFPIEPFYQGRSWRSRLAEDLGEDYEVFLPSMPNKTNARYEEWKIWFEKYLPYLRPELILIGHSLGATFLVKYLAEEKLPFKLKALFLISAPFGDSPDYVLGDFSPPSSLSQIKESSDNIFLFHSRDDEIVPFADLDRYAKILTDAKTCIFEDRGHFNQESLPEILELIKNLKFE; encoded by the coding sequence ATGTCCCAAAACAAACAACAAGTAATGGCTATTCATGGAGGAGATACTTTTACGGACTACTCTGAATATTTACAATTTTTAAAAGATTTTCCCATAGAGCCTTTTTACCAAGGAAGAAGCTGGCGCTCTCGTTTAGCTGAAGATTTGGGTGAAGATTATGAGGTTTTTCTACCAAGCATGCCCAATAAAACCAACGCTCGTTATGAGGAATGGAAGATTTGGTTTGAAAAGTATTTACCTTATCTTCGTCCGGAACTTATTCTAATTGGTCATTCTTTGGGGGCTACTTTTTTGGTTAAGTATTTAGCTGAAGAAAAACTACCTTTTAAGCTTAAGGCTTTATTTCTAATATCCGCACCTTTTGGCGATAGTCCGGACTATGTTTTAGGAGATTTTAGTCCACCCTCTTCATTGTCTCAAATTAAAGAGTCTTCGGATAATATTTTCCTATTTCATAGTCGTGATGATGAAATTGTCCCCTTTGCGGATTTGGACAGATATGCTAAAATATTAACAGATGCCAAGACTTGTATTTTTGAGGATAGGGGACACTTTAACCAAGAGTCTTTACCGGAGATACTTGAACTTATTAAAAATTTAAAGTTTGAATAA